A window of Exiguobacterium sp. FSL W8-0210 contains these coding sequences:
- a CDS encoding DHA2 family efflux MFS transporter permease subunit, protein MQQSATHTARAPYGILAVLMIGAFIAFLNNTLLNIALPSIMKDLAIEPSTAQWLSTGFMLVNGVLIPTSAFLIQKYSVRRLFLLAMTLFSTGTILAGFADVFPVLLAGRMIQASGSAIMMPLLMNVMLVSFPIEKRGTAMGFFGLIMMGAPAIGPTLSGWIIEHYDWRMLFHFITPIALIVLVAGFFLLRDVKERSATRIDLASVALSSLGFGGLLYGFSSAGSKGWDSFHVYGALIVGVIALVTFIYRQLHMERPMLNFKIYRYPMFALSSAISMVVTMAMFSGMLLLPIYVQTIRGISPLDAGLMLLPGAILMAVMSPINGKLFDKIGGRPLALTGLFITVVTSYYFSQLEMDTTYTHLIVLYSLRMFGMSMVMMPVSTNGLNQLPTRYYPHGTAMNNTLQQVSGAIGTALLVTIMSTHAKTRGTELAAEAAKNMTSQPTAEAAAALKQQITMQATLDGINYAFFISTFIAGLAFVLAFFIKRATQAEDIISDQRSLNETIVKPQVSNQ, encoded by the coding sequence ATGCAACAAAGTGCAACTCACACAGCTCGAGCTCCTTACGGCATCCTCGCCGTTTTGATGATCGGGGCATTCATCGCTTTCTTAAATAATACCTTGCTCAACATCGCCCTTCCTTCGATCATGAAGGATCTAGCGATCGAACCATCGACTGCTCAATGGCTGTCGACTGGTTTCATGCTCGTCAATGGTGTCTTGATTCCGACATCTGCTTTCTTGATTCAAAAGTATTCGGTTCGTCGCTTGTTCTTACTTGCGATGACCCTCTTCTCGACCGGAACGATTCTTGCCGGATTCGCAGATGTCTTCCCTGTGTTGCTCGCAGGACGAATGATTCAAGCATCTGGTTCTGCAATCATGATGCCGTTACTGATGAACGTCATGCTCGTCAGTTTCCCGATTGAAAAACGCGGAACCGCAATGGGATTCTTCGGATTAATCATGATGGGTGCCCCAGCGATCGGACCGACGTTGTCTGGTTGGATCATCGAGCACTACGATTGGCGGATGTTATTCCACTTCATCACACCAATCGCCTTGATCGTTCTCGTCGCTGGTTTCTTCTTACTTCGTGACGTCAAGGAACGGTCTGCCACTCGGATCGATCTCGCTTCCGTGGCACTTTCGTCACTTGGTTTCGGTGGCTTACTGTATGGATTCAGCTCAGCTGGCTCTAAAGGTTGGGACAGCTTCCACGTCTACGGTGCGCTGATCGTCGGAGTCATCGCACTCGTGACATTCATTTACCGTCAGCTCCATATGGAACGTCCGATGCTCAACTTCAAGATTTATCGTTACCCGATGTTCGCCTTGTCTTCTGCCATCTCGATGGTCGTCACGATGGCGATGTTCTCGGGCATGTTATTGCTTCCGATCTATGTCCAGACGATTCGCGGTATCTCACCACTTGATGCGGGTCTCATGCTATTACCGGGTGCCATCTTGATGGCCGTCATGTCACCAATCAACGGGAAACTGTTTGATAAAATCGGTGGACGTCCTCTTGCGTTGACTGGTTTGTTCATCACAGTCGTTACCAGCTACTACTTCAGTCAGCTCGAGATGGATACGACGTATACGCATCTGATCGTCCTGTATTCGTTACGGATGTTCGGGATGTCAATGGTCATGATGCCAGTCTCGACGAACGGTTTAAACCAGTTACCAACGCGCTACTATCCACACGGAACAGCGATGAACAATACGCTGCAACAAGTATCCGGTGCGATCGGAACAGCGTTGCTTGTAACAATCATGTCAACGCATGCGAAGACACGTGGAACAGAACTCGCGGCTGAAGCGGCGAAGAACATGACGAGTCAACCGACAGCTGAAGCGGCTGCTGCTCTGAAACAGCAGATCACGATGCAAGCAACGCTCGACGGAATCAACTATGCGTTCTTCATCTCGACGTTCATCGCTGGCCTAGCATTCGTCCTTGCTTTCTTCATTAAACGGGCAACACAAGCTGAAGACATCATTAGCGATCAACGTTCATTAAACGAAACGATCGTCAAACCACAAGTTTCCAATCAATAA
- a CDS encoding class F sortase: MDEEAFIPTRITIPTLDVKANIEVVGKDKQGRMDVPKQTDQVAWYKYGAKAGQTGNVVLAGHLDDQEGPAVFYDLAKMKKGQRIEVTGKAGQQVSYVVTNVMSYPVDEAPVGSIFGATVMNKLTLISCIGTFSESKGYDQRLVVTAEQDE, encoded by the coding sequence GTGGATGAAGAGGCGTTCATACCAACGCGTATTACAATTCCGACGCTCGATGTGAAAGCGAACATCGAAGTCGTCGGGAAAGATAAACAAGGCCGGATGGATGTTCCGAAACAGACCGATCAGGTTGCTTGGTATAAGTACGGAGCAAAAGCCGGACAAACCGGAAATGTCGTACTAGCCGGACACTTGGATGATCAAGAAGGTCCCGCTGTTTTTTATGATTTAGCCAAGATGAAAAAAGGGCAACGGATTGAAGTGACGGGAAAAGCAGGACAACAGGTATCGTACGTGGTGACGAACGTCATGTCCTATCCTGTCGATGAAGCACCTGTCGGATCAATCTTCGGTGCGACCGTCATGAATAAACTGACGCTCATTTCATGTATAGGTACGTTTTCAGAATCAAAAGGATACGATCAGCGTCTTGTCGTCACAGCAGAACAAGACGAGTAA
- a CDS encoding metal-sensitive transcriptional regulator: protein MTHDHPVVPRTNEEQDALMKRLKRIEGQVRGIANMVSEDRYCIDILTQTASIQAALRQVELQIIERHVKMCMHEVATRQDSTDAYVDELMAVIARLKK, encoded by the coding sequence ATGACACACGATCACCCCGTCGTTCCACGAACGAACGAAGAACAAGATGCGTTGATGAAACGACTAAAGCGCATCGAAGGGCAAGTCCGCGGGATTGCCAATATGGTATCTGAAGATCGGTATTGCATCGATATCTTAACGCAAACGGCATCGATTCAAGCAGCATTACGACAAGTCGAACTACAAATCATCGAACGTCATGTCAAGATGTGCATGCATGAAGTCGCCACCCGTCAAGACAGTACGGACGCTTACGTCGATGAGTTGATGGCGGTCATCGCTCGATTGAAAAAGTAA
- a CDS encoding cation transporter codes for MKETTLSVIGMTCNHCKASVESALSEVEGVQQATASLEQNQVTVQHEDVPRERLVDAIEEIGYDVPTA; via the coding sequence ATGAAAGAAACAACGTTATCTGTCATCGGTATGACATGCAACCACTGTAAAGCGAGTGTCGAATCCGCTCTATCTGAAGTCGAAGGTGTCCAACAGGCAACTGCCTCACTCGAACAAAACCAGGTTACAGTCCAGCACGAGGATGTTCCTCGTGAACGTCTCGTCGATGCGATCGAAGAAATCGGCTACGATGTACCGACTGCTTAA
- a CDS encoding IS1182 family transposase, producing MFKDYNMNQLVLPLDLEVRLQENDIAFAVHHLVESIPDDVFEPFMRTTGCPAYHPRMMMKIILCAYTQSVFSGRKIEGLLSDSLRMMWLAQGNAPSYRTINRFRVHPAVTPILKQAFVTFRCHLVEMGEINEEAIFIDGTKLEANANRYTFVWRKSIERHSASLVDKSNRIYDNLVEQDILPEIERENPDELTLSELEHMGEAVDAHIASINQKIEASTDTQERKRLRSERKEPRLLRKEITDFIERKQRYALQKRTLAGRNSYSKTDTDATFMRMKEDHMQNGQLKPGYNVQIATEGQYTLAYDIYPNPTDARTLLPFLDEVSSYLPLPPHIVADAGYGSQENYQDILMRRGRIPLIPYTMFEKEKSRKWRNDPFNTANWSYDETADRFVCPNGQDVTFRYMSKRTDRYGFTRDFKVYESEGCDGCPFRSRCTKAEEGRHRQVHINTSWEEQKEQMKKWLSDQKTGSLYAKRKIDVEPVFGYLKANLSFTRFSVRGKAKVKRELGFILMAVNLRKWLIQSVARRAA from the coding sequence ATGTTTAAAGATTATAACATGAACCAGCTGGTTCTGCCCTTAGATTTAGAAGTTCGTCTTCAAGAAAATGATATTGCGTTCGCTGTCCACCATCTCGTCGAATCCATTCCAGACGATGTGTTCGAGCCTTTCATGCGCACGACAGGATGCCCGGCTTACCATCCACGCATGATGATGAAAATTATCTTATGTGCCTACACACAATCGGTCTTCTCCGGTCGGAAGATTGAAGGATTACTATCCGATAGTCTGCGGATGATGTGGCTAGCACAAGGGAATGCGCCGAGCTATCGTACCATCAACCGTTTTCGAGTGCATCCCGCAGTCACTCCGATATTGAAGCAAGCCTTCGTTACCTTCCGTTGCCATCTCGTCGAGATGGGAGAAATCAATGAAGAAGCCATCTTTATCGATGGTACAAAGTTAGAGGCGAATGCGAACCGATATACCTTTGTTTGGCGGAAATCGATTGAACGTCATAGTGCGTCTCTCGTGGACAAATCGAATCGTATCTATGACAACCTCGTCGAACAAGACATCCTACCGGAAATTGAACGAGAAAACCCGGACGAGCTTACTCTCTCAGAACTCGAACACATGGGTGAAGCTGTAGACGCACATATCGCTTCCATCAACCAAAAAATCGAGGCGAGTACGGACACCCAAGAAAGAAAACGTCTGCGTTCTGAACGGAAGGAACCACGTCTCCTTCGAAAGGAAATTACAGATTTCATCGAGCGGAAACAGAGATACGCCCTTCAAAAGAGGACGCTCGCTGGACGGAACAGCTATTCGAAAACGGACACGGACGCGACGTTCATGCGAATGAAAGAAGATCATATGCAAAATGGACAACTCAAACCAGGCTATAACGTTCAAATCGCGACCGAAGGACAATACACACTCGCTTATGATATTTATCCGAATCCGACGGATGCCCGGACGTTACTCCCCTTTTTAGATGAGGTCAGCTCATATTTACCACTACCACCGCATATCGTTGCGGATGCCGGCTATGGGAGTCAGGAGAATTATCAGGATATTCTGATGCGCCGTGGGCGCATTCCACTCATCCCTTACACGATGTTCGAAAAAGAAAAGTCGCGAAAATGGCGCAACGATCCCTTTAACACAGCGAACTGGTCTTACGATGAAACGGCGGATCGGTTTGTGTGCCCGAATGGACAGGACGTAACGTTCCGTTACATGTCCAAGAGAACAGATCGTTACGGATTCACGCGTGATTTCAAGGTGTATGAAAGTGAAGGGTGTGATGGCTGCCCGTTCCGCTCCCGTTGTACAAAGGCCGAAGAAGGGCGTCACCGACAGGTACACATAAACACTTCATGGGAAGAACAAAAAGAACAGATGAAAAAATGGCTTTCAGATCAAAAAACAGGATCCCTCTATGCGAAACGGAAGATAGACGTGGAACCAGTTTTTGGATATCTGAAGGCTAATTTGAGTTTCACTCGCTTTTCTGTGCGAGGAAAAGCGAAGGTGAAGCGTGAGCTCGGCTTCATCCTCATGGCCGTAAATTTGAGGAAATGGCTCATCCAAAGCGTTGCCCGAAGGGCAGCTTGA
- a CDS encoding acetolactate synthase large subunit: MNAADWFVQCLEAEGVTHIFGVPGEENITLLESLSRSSITFITTRHETNAAFMAAMFGRLSGRPGVCLSTLGPGATNMMTGIASATMDHSPVVAITGQGATARQHKASHQMFDLVDLYRPVTKSSTSVLSAEVIPEIVRRAFATAKSEKPGATHISFPEDIAKQERDQAATPLQQDSTPTHLHSLTIDDPDALRLIERAKRPVIIAGFGIHRQQALDAFRAFVEKLQAPVVETMMGKGAISSHHPLAAHTIGLPDVDYNQRILDASDLIITVGYDITELPPQKWNSKKTPIVHLDTNPHEIDAYYPVVANLVGPLVDMLTVLTPLLPERAWNDWQQDRDKLRDEIQETYSLALPLHPQSIVRELERTVGEDGMVFSDVGAHKVWLARHYQTTRPDQLFISNGFASMGYGLSSALAAKLLYPDRRIVCAAGDGAFLMNGQDLETAVRLKLPLVVLIWRDGTYGLIEWKQQQAYGRSSYITFDNPDLVQLAHAFGALGLRVGEHGSLAHCLDQAFASDGPVLIDCPVDYRENLKLSERLRTYGG, from the coding sequence GTGAACGCGGCGGATTGGTTCGTCCAATGTTTAGAGGCAGAGGGCGTCACGCATATCTTTGGTGTTCCCGGTGAGGAAAACATCACATTACTCGAATCACTCAGTCGTTCGTCGATCACCTTCATCACGACACGTCACGAAACGAACGCCGCGTTCATGGCAGCGATGTTCGGTCGCCTGAGTGGACGACCGGGTGTCTGCCTATCGACACTTGGTCCCGGTGCGACCAATATGATGACCGGTATTGCAAGTGCGACGATGGATCATTCCCCTGTCGTCGCGATCACTGGTCAAGGAGCGACAGCACGGCAACACAAAGCATCGCATCAAATGTTTGATCTCGTAGACCTCTATCGTCCGGTCACGAAGTCCAGTACGTCCGTTCTGTCAGCGGAGGTCATTCCAGAAATCGTTCGACGTGCCTTTGCGACAGCAAAAAGCGAAAAACCAGGGGCAACCCATATCTCTTTTCCAGAAGACATCGCAAAACAAGAACGTGATCAAGCAGCGACACCCTTGCAACAAGATAGCACGCCAACACATCTCCATTCCTTGACGATTGATGATCCCGATGCCTTACGTCTGATCGAACGAGCAAAACGTCCGGTCATCATTGCTGGATTTGGCATCCATCGGCAGCAAGCACTCGATGCATTTCGAGCATTCGTCGAAAAGCTTCAAGCTCCCGTCGTCGAGACGATGATGGGAAAAGGAGCGATTTCTTCACACCATCCGCTCGCTGCACACACGATCGGTTTACCAGACGTCGATTACAACCAGCGGATTCTCGATGCGAGTGACCTCATCATTACGGTGGGCTACGATATTACGGAGTTACCTCCGCAAAAATGGAACTCGAAAAAGACACCGATCGTCCATTTGGATACAAATCCTCACGAAATCGATGCTTATTATCCGGTTGTCGCGAACCTAGTCGGACCACTCGTCGATATGCTGACTGTATTGACTCCTTTACTGCCCGAGCGTGCGTGGAACGACTGGCAACAAGATCGCGATAAATTACGCGACGAAATTCAAGAAACGTACTCGCTTGCCCTGCCTTTACACCCTCAAAGTATCGTTCGTGAACTCGAACGAACCGTCGGGGAGGATGGCATGGTCTTCTCAGACGTCGGCGCACACAAAGTCTGGCTCGCACGCCATTATCAAACGACACGTCCAGATCAATTATTCATTTCCAACGGGTTTGCTTCGATGGGCTATGGTTTATCGAGTGCGCTCGCAGCCAAACTATTGTATCCGGACCGGCGAATCGTCTGTGCCGCTGGAGATGGTGCCTTTTTGATGAATGGTCAGGATCTCGAGACCGCCGTTCGTTTGAAGCTTCCACTTGTCGTGTTGATTTGGCGTGACGGTACCTATGGACTGATTGAATGGAAACAACAACAAGCGTATGGGCGGTCGTCCTACATCACGTTTGACAATCCAGACCTCGTTCAACTGGCTCATGCTTTCGGCGCACTCGGTCTCCGTGTCGGTGAACATGGCTCCCTCGCACATTGTCTTGACCAAGCATTTGCAAGTGATGGACCCGTTTTGATTGACTGTCCGGTCGATTACCGGGAAAATCTAAAGTTAAGTGAACGTCTCCGGACGTATGGAGGGTGA
- a CDS encoding globin-coupled sensor protein: MRNPFKSKTTAAYQATIGFPDSRLITKTADPDLTSRLVYMGYTEEQLQTLKSMAPVVQGILDEVLEQVLDHLLLNPEMATIAKQSSTRERLKKVFADYFTSLLTGNMDESFLAMRMRMGQTHKHNFVPVTWFIASYAAFQTLLIPKIVEHYQHDPAQLTTAVLALTHAMNLDAQIVTSQYVDSRLHEVTAANESRRQLLTDVVRVSQEVASSVEHTDHAIIETSRRASQVLAETAQTEQTSQQLVQMTIANERQMQQMEQQFAQSTQQVGTSLESIHELKTTSDDIVQMTQSIEAIANQTNLLALNASIEAARAGEHGKGFAVVATEVRNLAENAKSLSSSINGLIQKNNGNITQLVSQMEDITRANTASQQELQQVKQGIQTVKSEMENSLTLFGRNKENLGQIVETIQGLSKTTQGLTTLTTDLVAASETH, from the coding sequence GTGCGTAACCCTTTTAAAAGTAAGACTACTGCGGCTTATCAAGCTACCATTGGCTTTCCTGATTCCCGTCTCATCACAAAGACGGCAGATCCTGATCTCACATCCCGTCTCGTATACATGGGATATACAGAAGAACAGCTACAGACGCTCAAATCGATGGCACCTGTCGTTCAAGGCATCTTAGATGAGGTCCTCGAGCAAGTGCTTGACCATCTATTATTGAACCCAGAGATGGCAACGATCGCGAAACAATCATCGACACGCGAACGACTGAAGAAAGTCTTCGCCGACTACTTCACGAGTCTACTGACAGGAAACATGGACGAGTCATTCCTCGCGATGCGGATGCGAATGGGACAGACGCATAAACATAACTTCGTTCCTGTCACTTGGTTCATCGCCTCGTATGCTGCGTTTCAGACGTTGTTGATTCCAAAAATCGTCGAACATTATCAGCATGACCCAGCGCAACTGACGACAGCCGTACTCGCTTTGACACATGCGATGAACTTAGATGCTCAAATCGTGACGAGCCAGTATGTCGATTCTCGTCTTCATGAAGTGACAGCAGCGAACGAGTCGCGTCGTCAACTTTTGACAGACGTCGTTCGTGTCAGTCAAGAAGTTGCCAGTTCCGTCGAGCACACGGATCATGCCATCATTGAGACGAGCCGTCGCGCCTCACAAGTATTAGCAGAAACAGCTCAGACAGAGCAGACGAGTCAGCAGCTCGTCCAAATGACGATTGCCAACGAACGACAGATGCAACAGATGGAGCAACAATTCGCTCAATCGACACAACAAGTCGGTACTTCGCTTGAAAGCATCCATGAATTGAAGACGACGTCGGATGACATCGTCCAGATGACGCAAAGCATCGAAGCAATCGCCAATCAGACAAACTTACTCGCGTTGAATGCTTCGATTGAAGCAGCACGTGCCGGTGAACACGGTAAAGGTTTTGCTGTCGTCGCGACCGAAGTCCGGAACCTTGCTGAAAATGCCAAGTCATTAAGTAGCAGTATCAATGGTCTGATTCAAAAGAACAATGGTAATATCACACAACTCGTTTCTCAGATGGAAGACATCACACGTGCCAACACCGCATCTCAGCAAGAATTGCAACAAGTCAAACAAGGAATCCAAACCGTCAAGAGTGAGATGGAAAACTCCCTCACCTTATTTGGACGAAACAAGGAAAACCTCGGACAAATCGTCGAGACGATCCAAGGTCTCAGTAAGACGACACAAGGATTGACGACACTGACGACGGATCTTGTCGCTGCGTCCGAAACACATTAA
- a CDS encoding heavy metal translocating P-type ATPase: MSKTIEFDIEGMTCAACSARIEKVLNRMDGVEATVNLPLETARVSISDAYDDQAIIEKIRKIGYGATVKQAPHATKSNRRMLYRFIIAAILSLPLLASMLTHIPNSPFHLPFLMNPWLQFALATPVQFIIGAPFYSGAYKSLRSGSANMDVLVALGTSAAYFYSVAEMLLVSDMPHLYFETSAILITLVLLGKVLEDRAKQQTTGAIKSLLSLQAKEAVVLENGQERTVSIDAIQTGMILLVKPGNKIPTDGVIRAGDAYLDESMLTGESAPIHKTVGASVIGGTLNTNGSLQVEATKIGQATVLAQIIRVVEQAQTEKAPIQRQADRISGVFVPIVVVIALLTLAAWWMISGSFAEAIRPAIAVLVIACPCALGLATPTSIMVGTGKGAERGILFKGGAQLENLQHVDAVVFDKTGTLTVGRPVVVETFGTETALDFAAALERQSEHPLARAITAERDVVFDIERFHVESGRGITGQIMGHDLIVGSARMMQERNIVLPDWTSPGATLVYVAVDGEVAAGYAIRDALKDSAKETIQRLRETKEVYLLTGDRREVADHLATELGLDPAFVFADVLPIEKADVIQSLQQTKRVAMVGDGINDAPALVTADVGIALGSGTDVALEAADVTLLGHDLKQVLLAIELSEQTMKNIRQNLVFALGYNTIGIPVAFLGLLAPWLAGAAMAFSSVSVVTNALRLKRTPLSEGGTSS, encoded by the coding sequence ATGTCAAAAACAATTGAGTTTGATATTGAAGGGATGACGTGTGCCGCCTGCTCCGCCCGGATTGAAAAAGTCCTCAACCGGATGGACGGGGTCGAAGCCACGGTCAACTTGCCGCTTGAAACCGCTCGTGTCTCGATTTCTGATGCCTATGACGATCAAGCAATCATCGAAAAAATCCGAAAAATCGGCTACGGGGCAACGGTCAAACAAGCACCACACGCAACAAAATCGAATCGCCGGATGCTCTATCGCTTTATCATCGCGGCTATTCTATCGTTACCGTTGCTCGCGAGCATGCTGACGCATATTCCGAACAGTCCGTTCCACCTTCCATTCTTAATGAATCCGTGGCTACAGTTTGCTTTAGCGACACCTGTGCAATTCATCATCGGAGCGCCCTTCTATAGTGGGGCTTATAAAAGTTTACGGAGTGGGAGTGCCAACATGGATGTCCTCGTTGCACTCGGAACATCGGCAGCCTACTTTTATTCCGTTGCTGAAATGCTACTCGTCTCTGATATGCCGCATCTCTACTTTGAGACGAGTGCGATTCTGATTACACTCGTCTTACTCGGGAAAGTCCTCGAAGATCGTGCGAAACAACAGACGACGGGAGCGATTAAAAGTCTGCTCTCCCTACAAGCAAAAGAAGCCGTCGTCTTAGAGAACGGACAGGAACGAACGGTCTCCATCGATGCAATTCAAACTGGGATGATCTTACTCGTAAAACCTGGGAATAAAATTCCGACAGATGGTGTCATTCGTGCAGGCGACGCGTATCTCGATGAGTCGATGTTGACCGGTGAATCTGCGCCTATTCATAAAACGGTTGGAGCATCCGTCATTGGCGGTACGCTGAATACGAATGGATCTTTACAAGTCGAAGCGACAAAGATCGGACAAGCGACGGTTCTCGCACAAATCATTCGCGTCGTCGAACAAGCGCAGACTGAAAAGGCACCGATTCAACGACAAGCCGATCGAATTTCTGGTGTGTTCGTGCCGATCGTCGTTGTCATCGCGCTTCTGACGTTAGCCGCTTGGTGGATGATCAGTGGATCCTTTGCGGAAGCGATTCGTCCTGCCATCGCGGTGCTCGTCATCGCTTGTCCATGTGCACTCGGACTTGCGACACCGACTTCGATCATGGTCGGAACCGGAAAAGGGGCTGAACGAGGGATTCTCTTTAAAGGGGGCGCTCAACTCGAGAATCTTCAACATGTCGATGCTGTCGTCTTTGATAAGACCGGAACACTGACAGTCGGTCGCCCTGTCGTCGTCGAAACGTTCGGTACGGAGACAGCGCTCGATTTCGCTGCTGCGCTTGAACGGCAATCGGAACACCCTCTTGCTCGCGCCATCACAGCAGAACGGGATGTCGTCTTTGATATCGAACGGTTCCACGTCGAATCAGGACGTGGGATCACGGGACAAATCATGGGACATGATCTCATCGTCGGATCGGCGCGAATGATGCAGGAACGAAACATCGTTCTTCCTGATTGGACATCACCTGGAGCGACTCTCGTATACGTCGCTGTCGATGGAGAAGTCGCGGCCGGATACGCCATCCGTGACGCGCTAAAAGATTCAGCGAAAGAAACGATCCAGCGTTTGCGCGAAACAAAAGAAGTATATCTCTTGACCGGTGACCGCCGGGAAGTCGCCGATCATTTAGCAACAGAACTGGGACTGGATCCAGCGTTCGTCTTTGCTGACGTTTTGCCGATTGAAAAGGCAGATGTCATTCAGTCACTTCAACAAACGAAACGTGTCGCGATGGTCGGAGACGGTATCAATGATGCCCCTGCTCTCGTAACAGCAGATGTCGGCATCGCGCTCGGTAGCGGAACGGATGTCGCTCTTGAAGCAGCCGACGTGACGTTGCTTGGACACGACTTAAAACAAGTTTTACTTGCGATCGAGCTGAGTGAGCAGACGATGAAAAACATTCGTCAAAATCTCGTCTTCGCACTTGGCTACAATACGATTGGCATTCCGGTCGCTTTTCTCGGTCTGCTTGCCCCATGGCTTGCGGGTGCCGCGATGGCATTCAGCTCTGTCTCTGTCGTGACGAATGCGTTACGATTAAAACGTACCCCACTATCTGAAGGAGGAACTTCATCATGA
- the ytxJ gene encoding bacillithiol system redox-active protein YtxJ, whose product MTQPRKLQSISDFDQFASEHTAFVICKHSTTCPISAAGFSEYTKFADETSVPTAYLFVQEARTLSNHIAEHYNVRHESPQVLFIQDGKSVWTASHYDITKDALETNVQ is encoded by the coding sequence ATGACACAACCACGTAAACTGCAATCTATTTCTGATTTTGATCAATTTGCGTCCGAACATACCGCGTTCGTGATTTGCAAACACAGCACGACATGCCCGATCAGTGCCGCAGGATTCTCGGAGTATACGAAGTTCGCGGATGAAACGTCTGTTCCAACGGCGTATCTTTTCGTCCAAGAAGCTCGGACCTTATCGAATCACATCGCTGAACACTATAATGTCCGACATGAGTCGCCACAAGTTCTTTTCATTCAGGACGGCAAATCTGTCTGGACAGCATCTCACTACGACATTACAAAGGATGCACTCGAAACGAACGTTCAGTAA
- the speB gene encoding agmatinase, which yields MRFDEAYSGKVFIASQPTHEDAKGILYGMPMDWTVSFRPGSRFGPARIREVSLGLEEYSPYLDGDIADAKLFDAGDIPLPFGNAQKSLDMIEEYVDSLLTAGKFPLGMGGEHLVTWPVVKAFDKHYNDFVVLHFDAHTDLRDEYEGEPLSHSTPLKKIANLIGPENCYSFGIRSGMKEEFEWAKTSGYNLFKYEIVEPLRQVLPTLAGKKVYVTIDIDVLDPSAAPGTGTQEIGGVTTKELLEVVHMISRADVDVIGADLVEVCPAYDQSDMTAIAAAKVLREMMIGFIK from the coding sequence ATGCGTTTTGATGAAGCATATTCAGGAAAAGTCTTTATCGCGAGTCAACCGACTCACGAAGATGCAAAAGGAATTTTGTACGGCATGCCGATGGACTGGACGGTCAGTTTCCGTCCGGGTTCACGATTCGGTCCGGCACGTATCCGTGAAGTCTCACTTGGTTTAGAAGAATATAGCCCGTACTTAGATGGTGACATCGCTGACGCAAAATTGTTTGACGCGGGAGATATCCCGTTACCATTCGGGAATGCTCAAAAGTCACTTGATATGATTGAAGAATACGTCGATTCGTTACTGACAGCAGGCAAGTTCCCGCTCGGTATGGGTGGCGAACATTTAGTCACATGGCCCGTCGTCAAAGCGTTCGATAAACACTATAATGATTTTGTCGTACTTCACTTTGATGCGCATACGGACTTACGAGACGAATATGAAGGAGAGCCATTGTCGCACTCGACGCCACTCAAGAAGATCGCGAACTTGATCGGACCAGAGAACTGCTATTCATTCGGAATTCGTTCAGGTATGAAAGAAGAGTTCGAATGGGCGAAGACATCAGGTTACAACCTCTTCAAATACGAGATCGTCGAGCCGCTTCGTCAAGTCCTTCCGACACTTGCCGGTAAAAAGGTCTACGTTACGATCGACATCGATGTTCTTGATCCGTCAGCAGCACCAGGGACAGGGACACAAGAAATCGGTGGAGTGACAACGAAGGAATTACTTGAAGTCGTTCACATGATCTCGCGAGCAGACGTCGACGTCATCGGCGCGGATTTGGTAGAAGTATGCCCAGCGTACGATCAATCCGACATGACAGCGATCGCGGCAGCGAAAGTATTACGCGAAATGATGATTGGATTCATTAAATGA